From the Takifugu flavidus isolate HTHZ2018 chromosome 12, ASM371156v2, whole genome shotgun sequence genome, one window contains:
- the actmap gene encoding actin maturation protease, translating to MSAESGDLCSPTVPPPPPPPVLGAPGLSASESKKKLYQTIASSRSAVEGDHTEACLLLRQRESSFRKDLQWVLVNAYVPSLIQDGPQCGLVALWMSAHLRQPQLSIEMETIVQTAVTRGYTAQGEMFSAGDMALLAEEVCDCRVQLLSGGLSGNNAAAIVTHLWHKQPVLIPYDEDFNHEPCRRGGHRAHWAVASGVLLGLEKGSLSDERTLPDPTLPWLSSVADGNRACPIDGAAVKEIYILAKQGKSLRYQLWTLDSIIESNEQLKTMDPQRAHDGSRYVVPEGGVEAGLAGQAVLVHTRTQKQK from the exons ATGTCAGCGGAGTCTGGTGACTTATGCAGCCCCACagttccaccacctccacctccacctgtttTAGGGGCCCCGGGCCTCTCGGCTTCGGAGTCTAAAAAGAAGCTGTATCAAACCATCGCCAGCAGCAGGAGTGCTGTGGAGGGGGACCACACAGAAGCCTGCTTGCTACTCAGGCAGAGAGAAAGCAG CTTTAGAAAGGACCTGCAGTGGGTGCTAGTAAATGCTTACGTGCCTTCCCTCATCCAAGATGGTCCCCA ATGCGGTTTGGTGGCCCTGTGGATGTCCGCTCACCTCCGGCAGCCGCAGCTCAGCATTGAAATGGAAACCATTGTTCAGACGGCGGTCACCAGGGGCTACACAGCACAGGGTGAAATGTTCTCAG ctgGAGACATGGCCCTACTAGCAGAGGAGGTTTGTGACTGTAGAGTCCAGCTTCTGTCAGGAGGTCTGAGTGGCAACAACGCTGCTGCCATTGTCACACACCTGTGGCACAAACAGCCTGTTCTCATCCC ATATGATGAAGACTTCAACCATGAGCCGTGCCGGCGTGGGGGTCACAGGGCGCACTGGGCGGTGGCTTCAG GTGTCCTTCTTGGTCTGGAGAAAGGTAGCCTAAGCGACGAGCGCACTCTACCTGACCCCACTCTACCCTGGCTCTCCTCAGTCGCCGACGGTAACCGTGCTTGTCCCATTGATGGCGCCGCGGTTAAAGAGATCTACATCCTGGCGAAGCAGGGTAAAAGCCTTCGCTACCAGCTGTGGACTCTGGACAGCATCATTGAGAGCAACGAGCAGCTAAAGACAATGGATCCACAGAGGGCTCACGATGGGAGCCGGTACGTGGTCCCCGAGGGAGGGGTGGAAGCCGGACTGGCCGGACAGGCAGTGCTGGTCCACACAAGgacacaaaagcagaaatga